In the SAR324 cluster bacterium genome, TTCCTCTGTTTTTTGCGACCGGTGAGTTTGTCAAGGTGGATACACGAACCGGCGAATATGTGGAACGGGTTAAAGTCAAGTAATGCTTCATAGCAGACAGACGCCATACCGGACACATCGGAAGCCTCTTCTTTCCATCGAAAAGCTTGACGCGGGACAATATGCCGGCCGATTTTCGGGTTATGTAGAAGGTGAAAAAACATTTGCCTGGGTTCTGCTCGAGGAGGTAGCGTTTAAGTTATGCTTTCAGCAGTATCCTCAAATCCCTGAAGGTGCCATTATTCGCTTTGACGTGGATCACTCCTGTCACGTTCTGGATGTTGAAATTCTGAATTGTCCTGTCACGTCTGTGCCTGCGTCAGGAGATGTTTTAAGGTGGCGTCAGGGAACTGTGCCAAGAATGAAGATCCTGCGGGAACGTCACAGTATTTTGCGAGATGTCCGGAACTGGTTTGATCAACAGGATTTCATGGAAGTCCAGACGCCCTGCCTTGTGCAGGCTCCCAGTCCGGAAGCACAGTTTTTTCCGTTTCGAGTGGAAGAAGATAATTATCTGATCACTTCACCTGAATTTCAGATGAAACGACTGCTGGTCGGCGGTTTCGAGCGCATTTATCAGATAACAACCTGTTTTCGTGGAAAAGAAAACGGGAGCCGGCATAATCCTGAATTTACGATGCTGGAATGGTACAGGGCTTTTGACACATTGGGTCGTATTTATCAGGATTTACTTGAATGCCTCGTTTGTGTTACAGAAAACCATCTGGCGCGGACAGGTGGCAGTGATTCGATTTTTCTGAAACCATGGCAATATGCCTCTGTAGCAGAAGTTTTTCAGGAATATTTACACCTTCCTGCTGAAGCTTTACTGTCAAAGCACGCACTTAAATTGCACGCCTTGGAGCAGAAACACGGAGCATGTCTGGAAAACGCAGAGAGCTATGAAGAAATTTTTTTTCGCTTATGGCATCTCATGGAACCCAAATTGGGCCACTCCAGTCCAATTGTGGTCTATGACTGGCCTGTGCAACTTGCCAGTCTTGCCAGGACTCGGGAAGATCATCCTGAGTTTGTGGAACGTGCGGAACTGTATGTTTCCGGCATGGAATTGTCCAATGGTTTTGGTGAATTGATCGATGCGTCAGTTCAGCGTCAGCGTTTTGAGCAGAATCTGGTGGATTATGCAGAGATCCATCGTCGCCTGCCACCGCTTGATGAATGTTTTTTATCCAGCCTCGAACAGGCTATGCCCCCCAGCGCCGGAATTGCGTTGGGTCTGGACAGAGTTGTCATGTTGCTGACTGGAACCACTTCCATTCAGGATGTTTTGTGTTTTGCGTGGAATGAACGATAAAAATTATGAAATTATAATGATGAGTCACCCATGAAACGAGATTTTATTTCACTACTGGACTGGAGTTCCCGGGAAATCAGGGAAACCCTTGAACTGGCAAAAGAATTGAAACGTCTTAATCTCAAAGGCGAATGTCCGCAATACCTTAAAGGAAAATCCTATGCGATGATTTTTCACAAGGATTCTCTCAGAACCCGTGTTTCTTTTGAAGTTGGGATCAAACAGATGGGAGGACATTGTGTTCATCTCACCGACAAAGATTTTGTCATGGGAAAACGCGAACCTGTCGCTGATGTGGCCCAGGTGCTATCACGGTATGTGGATGGCATTCTGATCAGAACATTTGGACACCAGGAAGTTGTCAGACTGGGACAGGTCGCCAGTGTGCCTGTCATCAACATGCTGACAGACTGGTTGCACCCTTGCCAGAT is a window encoding:
- the genX gene encoding EF-P lysine aminoacylase GenX, which codes for MLHSRQTPYRTHRKPLLSIEKLDAGQYAGRFSGYVEGEKTFAWVLLEEVAFKLCFQQYPQIPEGAIIRFDVDHSCHVLDVEILNCPVTSVPASGDVLRWRQGTVPRMKILRERHSILRDVRNWFDQQDFMEVQTPCLVQAPSPEAQFFPFRVEEDNYLITSPEFQMKRLLVGGFERIYQITTCFRGKENGSRHNPEFTMLEWYRAFDTLGRIYQDLLECLVCVTENHLARTGGSDSIFLKPWQYASVAEVFQEYLHLPAEALLSKHALKLHALEQKHGACLENAESYEEIFFRLWHLMEPKLGHSSPIVVYDWPVQLASLARTREDHPEFVERAELYVSGMELSNGFGELIDASVQRQRFEQNLVDYAEIHRRLPPLDECFLSSLEQAMPPSAGIALGLDRVVMLLTGTTSIQDVLCFAWNER